From Triticum aestivum cultivar Chinese Spring chromosome 4A, IWGSC CS RefSeq v2.1, whole genome shotgun sequence, a single genomic window includes:
- the LOC123086874 gene encoding probable inactive leucine-rich repeat receptor-like protein kinase At3g03770, producing MAWQLSALVMAITCLMLCRTSEQSSESELLQQLRKQLEYPRQLEVWNNPSGNPCYTQPTSVVTVTCEGDAVTELKIVGDRITKPPKFSGYPLPNVSLSEAFVIDSFVTTLTRLTTLRVVILVSLGLWGPLPDKIHRLSSLQVLDLSSNFLYGSIPPKLSAMSRLQTLTLDGNYFNGTVPDWFGSLSNLTVLRLQRNRLKGSIPASVGKATMLTELALAGNNISGEVPALGSLVKLEMLDLRDNELDGELPDMPTALVTVLLSKNSFKGEIPEKFGQLKRLQHLDLSFNFLEGSPPEELFDLPNISYLNLAANMLSGSLSSSLTCSSTLGFVDLSTNRITGDLPACLSANLNNRVVKFDGNCFSADPEHQHEANYCQQPHKGGRSGKDVGLVVTIVGIVLIVLVLSLLLMASNKRNCQRVTAEQQLLQKQMQDNSTPGMSSELLESARYISQAVKFGSQIMPTHRVFSLEELKEATKCFERSAFLGEGSIGKLYKGKLENGTVIAIRCLALHHRYSIRNLKLRLDLLAKLRHPNLVCLLGHCTDNAVDESSVKRVFLVYEYVPNGTLSSYLSGSTPEKTLKWCDRLHVLIGIARAVHFLHTGIIPGSLYNRLKTSNILLDEHHIAKLSDYGLSIITEEIYKHEAIGERQRYIQNNAEELETLQDDVCSFGCIILEALMGSKLHRKGDPFILSELVMSLSCQEEREHVLDPVVLGTSSQDSLSMVVSITIKCLSVESSTRPSIEEVLWNLQYAAQVQGTADGDLRSEVSSQAC from the exons ATGGCTTGGCAGTTAAGTGCCCTTGTGATGGCCATAACCTGTTTGATGTTATGCCGAACAAGCGAGCAGTCCTCAGAAAGTGAGCTGCTGCAGCAGCTCAGGAAGCAGCTGGAGTACCCTAGGCAGCTGGAAGTCTGGAACAACCCAAGTGGCAACCCCTGCTACACTCAGCCCACTTCGGTGGTCACCGTAACGTGCGAGGGGGATGCCGTTACGGAGCTCAAGATCGTCGGTGATAGGATCACCAAGCCACCAAAGTTCAGTGGCTATCCTCTTCCAAATGTTAGCCTCTCTGAAGCCTTTGTTATCGACTCATTTGTCACTACGCTGACAAGGTTAACTACCTTGCGGGTTGTGATCCTGGTGTCTTTGGGCTTATGGGGCCCTCTCCCCGACAAGATTCACCGGCTGTCTTCGCTTCAAGTGCTTGACCTGAGCTCAAATTTTCTGTATGGATCGATCCCTCCGAAGCTGTCAGCCATGTCGAGGCTTCAGACCCTGACACTGGATGGTAACTACTTCAATGGAACTGTGCCAGACTGGTTTGGTTCGCTCTCGAACCTCACGGTCCTTCGTTTGCAGCGTAACCGGTTGAAGGGGTCAATACCAGCATCAGTTGGTAAAGCTACAATGCTTACCGAGCTAGCTCTTGCTGGCAACAATATCTCAGGCGAGGTTCCAGCTTTGGGTAGTTTGGTAAAACTTGAGATGTTGGATTTGAGGGACAACGAGTTGGACGGAGAGCTTCCAGACATGCCTACAGCATTGGTGACAGTCCTGCTTAGCAAGAACTCATTCAAGGGTGAAATTCCTGAAAAGTTTGGTCAACTGAAAAGGCTCCAACACCTTGATCTCTCATTCAACTTTCTCGAGGGCAGTCCTCCTGAAGAACTCTTTGATCTCCCAAACATCAGTTACTTGAACCTGGCAGCAAACATGCTCAGCGGATCACTTTCGAGTAGTTTAACATGCAGCAGCACCCTGGGCTTTGTGGATCTGTCTACTAACCGAATCACAGGTGACCTGCCTGCTTGTCTAAGCGCCAACTTGAATAACAGGGTTGTTAAGTTTGACGGGAATTGCTTTAGTGCTGACCCTGAACACCAGCATGAGGCTAACTATTGTCAACAACCTCATAAGGGGGGAAGATCAGGCAAGGATGTTGGACTTGTGGTTACTATTGTCGGTATAGTGCTGATTGTGCTTGTTCTTTCTCTTCTACTAATGGCATCAAACAAAAGAAACTGTCAGAGAGTTACAGCAGAACAACAGTTGCTGCAAAAGCAAATGCAAGATAATTCGACTCCAGGAATGTCCTCCGAACTGCTAGAAAGTGCAA GGTACATATCTCAAGCCGTGAAGTTTGGGTCGCAAATAATGCCCACACATCGTGTATTTTCTTTAGAAGAGCTGAAAGAAGCAACAAAATGCTTTGAACGGTCAGCATTTTTAGGCGAGGGATCCATTGGAAAG CTATACAAGGGAAAACTAGAGAATGGAACCGTGATTGCGATAAGATGTTTGGCATTGCACCACAGATATTCAATAAGAAATCTAAAGCTTCGATTAGATCTACTCGCGAAGCTTCGCCACCCAAATTTGGTTTGCCTCTTGGGGCACTGTACTGACAACGCAGTTGATGAGTCAAGTGTAAAAAGGGTCTTTCTTGTTTATGAATATGTACCTAATGGGACTCTGTCTTCTTATCTTTCTG GCTCTACTCCTGAGAAAACACTGAAATGGTGTGATAGACTACATGTGCTGATCGGCATTGCAAGGGCTGTTCATTTCTTACATACAGGAATAATTCCTGGTTCCTTGTATAATCGGTTGAAAACTTCTAATATTTTGCTTGATGAACACCATATTGCAAAACTGAGTGACTACGGTTTGTCCATAATCACAGAGGAGATATACAAACATGAG GCAATAGGAGAAAGGCAGAGATACATACAAAATAACGCTGAAGAATT GGAAACTTTGCAGGATGATGTATGTTCTTTTGGTTGCATTATACTTGAAGCACTTATGGGCTCCAAATTACATAGAAAAGGAGATCCTTTTATTTTAAGTGAACTG GTTATGTCTCTATCATGCCAGGAAGAGCGTGAGCACGTTCTGGATCCGGTCGTGCTCGGGACCTCATCGCAGGACTCACTGTCAATGGTGGTCTCCATCACGATCAAATGCCTATCCGTTGAATCCTCAACCCGGCCCTCCATCGAAGAGGTTCTCTGGAACCTGCAGTACGCCGCGCAGGTCCAGGGGACGGCCGACGGCGATCTGAGATCAGAAGTTTCTTCGCAAGCCTGTTAG